The following coding sequences are from one Eucalyptus grandis isolate ANBG69807.140 chromosome 11, ASM1654582v1, whole genome shotgun sequence window:
- the LOC104427618 gene encoding homeotic protein female sterile-like has translation MRRSLAGRAVGSSQGWLTRGPARHRERHVGGEGLAGRARQGGGVGLWWCSSRDGADVAGAWRGNQRRRADRHGLRWSWGARVAEVPGVAVARLRLGCVGLRRAVTVLAPATSGNGSGVAGVGWAVLSADRGLQRRGSVGLQADARAGRRLASGGAATASGGGAAMLRGSGETGGKASVTVLGYWSRWASAPSGVGRRELRVSGEARGKRTSGGVEARRSFGDQRAASRAEQGCCSGAASVRARARSSGAVRGPLLGFEIPAVVVDATLGESATDPPDGAVEDPVPPEPVETKGLANVSS, from the exons atgcgacGCAGCCTCGCGGGTagag CCGTGGGGTCCAGCCAAGGATGGCTGACCAGAGGTCCGGCGAGGCACCGGGAGCGACACGTCGGCGGCGAGGGGCTTGCGGGTCGCGCGAGGCAAGGCGGAGGCGTCGGGCTCTGGTGGTGCAGCAGCAGGGATGGTGCCGACGTTGCAGGTGCTTGGCGCGGCAACCAGCGGCGTCGAGCGGATCGGCACGGGCTGAGGTGGAGTTGGGGCGCTCGGGTCGCGGAGGTGCCTGGTGTCGCGGTGGCGCGGCTCCGGCTGGGGTGCGTTGGGCTGAGGCGAGCAGTGACGGTGCTGGCTCCGGCGACGTCGGGCAACGGATCCGGAGTTGCAGGTGTTGGCTGGGCCGTGCTCAGCGCTGATCGCGGGTTGCAGAGACGCGGAAGCGTCGGGCTCCAAGCAGATGCGCGGGCTGGGCGACGCTTGGCGTCAGGCGGGGCAGCGACGGCGTCTGGCGGAGGCGCGGCGATGCTCAGGGGGAGCGGCGAGACCGGTGGCAAGGCGTCGGTGACAGTGCTGGGCTATTGGTCGCGGTGGGCTTCAGCCCCAagcggcgtcgggcggcgcGAGCTTCGGGTGTCGGGTGAAGCCAGGGGCAAGCGAACCAGTGGCGGTGtggaggcgcggcggagcttTGGAGATCAacgggcggcgtcgcgggcagAGCAGGGGTGTTGCAGCGGCGCGGCGTCGGTGAGGGCGAgagcgcggtcgtcgggcgCGGTGCGAG GTCCCCTCCTGGGTTTTGAAATTCCCGCTGTGGTAGTTGATGCCACTCTAGGTGAGAGTGCAACCGACCCTCCTGATGGTGCTGTGGAGGACCCGGTGCCCCCGGAGCCTGTGGAGACCAAAGGATTGGCAAATGTATCCAGCTAG